In one Meles meles chromosome 17, mMelMel3.1 paternal haplotype, whole genome shotgun sequence genomic region, the following are encoded:
- the LHX4 gene encoding LIM/homeobox protein Lhx4, translating to MMQSAAVPAEGAVKGLPEMLGVPMQQIPQCAGCNQHILDKFILKVLDRHWHSSCLKCADCQMPLADRCFSRAGSVYCKEDFFKRFGTKCTACQQGIPPTQVVRKAQDFVYHLHCFACIICNRQLATGDEFYLMEDGRLVCKEDYETAKQNDDSEAGAKRPRTTITAKQLETLKSAYKNSPKPARHVREQLSSETGLDMRVVQVWFQNRRAKEKRLKKDAGRHRWGQFYKSVKRSRASGKQEKESSAEDCGVSDSELSFREDQILSELGHTNRIYGNVGDVTGGQLMNGSFSMDGTGQSYQDLRDGSPYGVPQSPSSISSLPSHAPLLNGLDYPVDSNLGIIAHAGQGVSQTLRAMAGGPTSDISTGSSVGYPDFPTSPASWLDEMDHPPF from the exons AGATCCCTCAGTGCGCTGGCTGCAACCAGCACATCCTGGACAAGTTCATCCTGAAGGTCCTTGACCGACACTGGCACAGCTCTTGCCTCAAGTGTGCGGACTGCCAGATGCCGCTGGCCGACAGGTGCTTCTCCAGGGCCGGGAGCGTCTACTGCAAGGAAGACTTCTTCAA GCGCTTCGGCACGAAATGCACGGCCTGCCAGCAGGGCATCCCCCCCACCCAGGTGGTGCGCAAGGCCCAGGACTTCGTCTACCACCTGCACTGCTTCGCCTGCATCATCTGTAACCGGCAGCTGGCCACGGGGGACGAGTTCTACCTCATGGAGGACGGGCGGCTGGTGTGCAAGGAGGACTACGAGACGGCCAAGCAGAACG ACGACTCCGAGGCCGGAGCCAAGCGGCCCAGAACCACCATCACAGCGAAGCAGCTGGAGACGTTAAAGAGCGCCTACAAGAACTCCCCCAAGCCCGCCCGGCACGTGAGGGAGCAGCTCTCCTCCGAGACCGGCCTGGACATGAGGGTCGTTCAG GTTTGGTTTCAGAACCGAAGGGCCAAGGAGAAGCGCCTGAAGAAGGACGCGGGGCGGCACCGCTGGGGCCAGTTCTACAAGAGCGTGAAGCGCAGCCGGGCCAGCGgcaagcaggagaaggagagcTCGGCCGAAGACTGTGGGGTCAGTGACAGTGAGCTGAGCTTCCGAG AGGATCAAATTCTCTCAGAACTTGGCCACACCAATAGGATTTATGGCAACGTGGGGGACGTTACAGGCGGACAGTTAATGAATGGGAGCTTCTCCATGGACGGGACAGGACAATCCTATCAGGACTTGAGGGATGGGAGCCCCTATGGAGTCCCCCAGTCTCCCTCCTCCATATCGTCCCTGCCATCCCACGCTCCTTTGCTCAATGGGCTGGATTACCCGGTGGACAGTAATTTGGGCATCATTGCGCACGCGGGGCAGGGAGTGAGCCAGACGCTGAGAGCCATGGCTGGGGGACCCACCTCTGACATCTCCACAGGAAGCAGTGTAGGCTATCCTGACTTCCCCACGAGCCCAGCCTCTTGGCTCGATGAAATGGATCATCCTCCTTTTTAA